From a single Candidatus Sulfotelmatobacter sp. genomic region:
- the hutH gene encoding histidine ammonia-lyase, producing the protein MNALHINGDDLTLEDLGEVASVASRRAALLAPDARQAVNLARAVVDEIVVSNKVAYAITTGVGKLSDVRIAGDQIRELQVNLVRSHAVGVGEPLSVSETRAMMVLRANSLAKGHSGVRAIVIDTLCEMLNRGVTPVVPSQGSVGASGDLAPLAHLALALIGEGECIDEREVRVPSAEALKRAQIKPLVLEAKETISLINGTQAMLAVGTLALLAAETLVDTADVLGGLCCDALKGTDAAFDERIHQARPHSGQIKTAANLRHMLEGSQIRESHRECGRVQDAYSLRCIPQVHGAVRDTFDHCRKVFETEANSAVDNPLVFLGNSKLTDAKSAQGDVISGGNFHGEPLAFALDFMAIALSALAGISERRIERMVNPALSEGLPPFLASGAGLNSGFMMPQVTAAALVSENKVLAHPASVDSITTSGNKEDFVSMGMTAAIKLKRVVDNTRNVLAIEAMAVAQALDFLAPLKTSKRGEAAHAAIRAVCPAMEKDRVMYKDFARIAELIQSGKIAAALR; encoded by the coding sequence TTGAACGCACTCCACATTAACGGAGACGATCTCACGCTGGAAGATCTCGGCGAGGTCGCGAGCGTCGCTTCGCGACGAGCGGCTTTGCTGGCTCCGGACGCGCGACAAGCGGTGAACCTGGCTCGCGCCGTGGTCGACGAAATTGTCGTCAGCAATAAAGTCGCTTACGCCATCACCACCGGGGTCGGGAAGTTGAGCGACGTACGCATCGCGGGCGACCAGATTCGAGAGTTGCAGGTCAATCTGGTGCGCTCCCATGCAGTCGGGGTGGGTGAACCGCTCTCCGTCTCCGAGACGCGCGCCATGATGGTGCTGCGGGCGAATTCGCTGGCCAAGGGGCACTCCGGAGTTCGGGCGATCGTGATCGACACACTTTGCGAGATGCTCAATCGTGGAGTTACGCCGGTGGTGCCGTCGCAGGGGAGCGTGGGCGCGAGCGGCGATCTGGCGCCGCTGGCGCATCTGGCGCTGGCTTTGATTGGCGAAGGCGAGTGCATTGACGAAAGAGAAGTGCGCGTTCCCAGCGCGGAGGCGTTGAAGCGGGCGCAAATTAAACCTCTTGTGCTTGAGGCCAAGGAAACGATCTCGCTGATCAACGGAACGCAAGCCATGCTGGCGGTGGGAACTCTGGCGTTACTGGCAGCCGAAACACTCGTCGACACTGCCGACGTGTTAGGGGGCTTGTGCTGCGATGCACTGAAGGGAACCGACGCAGCATTTGACGAGCGGATTCACCAGGCGCGTCCGCATTCCGGACAGATCAAGACCGCGGCCAATTTACGTCACATGCTGGAGGGCAGCCAGATCCGCGAGTCGCATCGCGAATGCGGGCGCGTGCAGGATGCTTATTCTTTACGCTGCATTCCGCAAGTTCATGGAGCGGTGCGAGACACATTCGATCACTGCCGCAAGGTGTTCGAGACGGAGGCAAATTCCGCGGTTGACAATCCCCTTGTTTTCCTCGGCAACTCCAAGCTGACGGATGCGAAGAGCGCCCAGGGCGACGTAATCTCCGGCGGAAATTTTCACGGCGAGCCGCTGGCTTTTGCTTTGGATTTTATGGCGATTGCGTTGAGCGCACTGGCGGGCATCAGCGAGCGGCGGATCGAAAGGATGGTGAATCCCGCACTGAGCGAGGGATTGCCGCCATTTCTTGCATCCGGCGCGGGACTGAATTCCGGCTTCATGATGCCGCAGGTCACGGCGGCGGCGCTGGTCAGCGAAAACAAAGTGTTGGCTCACCCCGCCTCGGTGGATTCGATTACGACTTCGGGCAACAAAGAAGACTTCGTCTCCATGGGCATGACGGCCGCGATCAAACTGAAACGAGTCGTTGACAACACGCGCAACGTGCTGGCGATTGAGGCCATGGCGGTGGCGCAGGCGCTGGACTTTCTGGCTCCGTTGAAAACTTCGAAGCGAGGAGAGGCCGCTCATGCTGCGATTCGGGCCGTGTGCCCTGCCATGGAGAAAGACCGGGTAATGTATAAAGATTTCGCGCGGATTGCGGAATTGATTCAGAGTGGAAAGATTGCGGCAGCTCTGCGTTAG
- a CDS encoding hydroxymethylglutaryl-CoA lyase: MSGLVKLIECPRDAWQGLKGMIPADLKVDYLKALISVGFKHIDAVSFVSPKAVPQMADSEEVLKELDPPDDVEIIGIVVNEKGAQRAIETKAVSTLGFPYSISETFLRKNQNQAPEAALEELEKIQNKADAAGLDVVVYISMAFGNPYGDLWNPDEVIEAISLMEVDNLRMISLADTVGMANVQQVSDLVGAVMAKYDYLEIGVHLHSRPGQAAEKILAAFDAGCRRFDSALGGLGGCPFAQDALVGNIPTETVIETLKQRGAELPPLKPLNALLKATAGIGARYSSSDAAD, translated from the coding sequence ATGAGTGGCTTGGTCAAATTGATTGAGTGCCCGCGGGATGCCTGGCAGGGGCTGAAGGGGATGATCCCTGCCGATTTGAAAGTGGATTACCTGAAGGCGCTGATCAGCGTGGGCTTCAAACATATTGACGCGGTGTCGTTCGTATCGCCGAAAGCTGTGCCGCAGATGGCAGATTCGGAAGAAGTGCTGAAGGAACTGGACCCGCCGGATGACGTGGAGATCATCGGGATCGTGGTCAACGAAAAGGGCGCGCAGCGGGCGATTGAGACCAAGGCGGTATCGACGCTGGGATTTCCTTATTCGATCTCGGAGACGTTCCTCCGCAAGAATCAGAATCAGGCCCCCGAGGCGGCGCTGGAAGAATTGGAGAAAATTCAGAACAAAGCAGATGCCGCGGGGCTCGATGTCGTGGTTTACATTTCGATGGCATTTGGAAATCCGTATGGCGATTTGTGGAATCCGGACGAGGTGATCGAAGCCATTTCCCTGATGGAAGTCGACAATCTGCGGATGATTTCGCTGGCGGATACGGTTGGAATGGCAAACGTGCAACAGGTCAGCGATCTGGTGGGCGCGGTGATGGCCAAGTACGACTACCTCGAGATTGGCGTGCACCTGCACAGCCGCCCGGGGCAGGCGGCGGAGAAAATTCTTGCGGCTTTCGATGCTGGTTGCCGGCGCTTTGACTCTGCATTAGGCGGACTCGGTGGTTGTCCCTTTGCGCAGGACGCTTTGGTTGGTAACATCCCGACAGAGACGGTAATCGAGACACTGAAGCAGCGCGGAGCTGAATTGCCGCCGCTGAAACCGCTGAATGCTTTGCTGAAGGCTACCGCGGGGATCGGGGCGAGGTACTCGAGTTCGGACGCGGCAGACTAG
- a CDS encoding DNA-3-methyladenine glycosylase translates to MRKAILHLKKSDPILRAIIESVGPCRMQFDLPEFASLAEAIVYQQLNGTAAETIFNRFAALAGDPLTPEGILKLSDTQLRGVGLSKQKSAYLKDLAAKTAAGLLDFAQLPTMTDEEVIQHLTQVKGIGEWTAHMFLMFSLRRPNVLPTGDYGVQVAIKKHYKKRKLPKPKDMEKIAKAWAPYRSVACWYMWRSLDIKTL, encoded by the coding sequence ATGCGAAAGGCCATCCTTCATCTGAAGAAGTCGGACCCGATCCTGCGCGCGATTATCGAGAGCGTGGGACCGTGCCGGATGCAGTTTGATCTGCCGGAATTTGCGAGTCTGGCTGAGGCCATTGTTTATCAGCAACTGAACGGGACGGCGGCGGAGACGATCTTCAATCGTTTTGCGGCGCTGGCGGGAGATCCGCTGACGCCGGAAGGAATTCTGAAATTGAGCGATACGCAGTTGCGCGGCGTGGGCTTGTCGAAGCAGAAGTCGGCGTATCTGAAAGATCTGGCGGCGAAGACGGCGGCGGGGCTGCTCGACTTTGCGCAGCTTCCGACGATGACCGATGAGGAGGTCATCCAGCATCTGACGCAGGTGAAGGGCATTGGGGAATGGACGGCGCATATGTTTCTGATGTTTTCGCTGCGCCGTCCGAATGTGCTGCCGACGGGCGACTACGGGGTACAGGTGGCGATCAAGAAGCACTATAAGAAACGAAAATTGCCGAAGCCCAAAGATATGGAGAAGATAGCGAAGGCGTGGGCGCCTTATCGCAGCGTGGCGTGCTGGTATATGTGGCGGAGCCTGGACATCAAGACGTTATAA
- a CDS encoding secondary thiamine-phosphate synthase enzyme YjbQ, giving the protein MKTLTEYLKFHTKTHRAYVHITPQVDEIVAKSGVREGMVLVSAMHITAGVYVNDNESGLIEDIDQWLEHLAPFRKNYKHHETGEDNGDSHLKALLIHHEVIVPITAGKLDLGTWQRIFYAEFDGQRDKRVIVKVMGE; this is encoded by the coding sequence ATGAAGACGCTTACGGAATATTTGAAGTTTCACACCAAAACGCATCGTGCTTACGTGCACATCACGCCGCAGGTCGATGAGATCGTCGCTAAGAGCGGAGTACGGGAAGGCATGGTGCTGGTTTCGGCGATGCACATTACCGCCGGAGTGTATGTCAACGACAACGAGAGCGGCTTGATCGAGGACATCGATCAGTGGCTGGAGCATCTGGCGCCGTTTCGCAAGAACTACAAGCATCATGAAACCGGCGAGGACAATGGCGACTCACATCTCAAAGCGCTGCTGATTCATCATGAAGTAATCGTGCCCATTACCGCGGGCAAGCTGGATTTGGGCACATGGCAGCGAATTTTTTACGCGGAATTCGATGGGCAGCGGGACAAGCGCGTGATCGTAAAAGTTATGGGAGAGTGA
- the eno gene encoding phosphopyruvate hydratase, whose translation MSNIAAIHAREVLDSRGNPTVEAEVFLADGAMGRAIVPSGASTGEHEAVELRDEDPNRFLGKGVLKAVENVNGEIAEALANWDAFDQRGLDGRMIELDGTENKGRLGANALLAVSMAAARASANSIDIPLYRYLGGAGATTLPTPMMNILNGGAHADNNVDFQEFMVMPVGAPSFSEALRWGVEVFHTLKGVLKKRGYNTAVGDEGGFAPSVKSNVEGIEVVLEAITKAGYKPGEEIAIALDPAASEFFQDGKYVFKKSDKSAKSSDEMVAFWAKWVNDYPIVSLEDGLAENDWDGWQKLTQELGGKIQLVGDDLFVTNVQFLQEGIDKGVANSILVKVNQIGTVSETLDAIDLARRNGYTSVISHRSGETEDTFIADLAVATGAGQIKTGSASRTDRIAKYNQLLRIEEELGGTSRFLGLGALNYHG comes from the coding sequence ATGTCGAATATCGCCGCCATTCATGCCCGCGAAGTTCTGGATTCTCGCGGCAATCCTACCGTAGAAGCGGAAGTCTTTCTGGCCGACGGCGCAATGGGCCGGGCCATCGTTCCCAGCGGCGCGTCGACCGGCGAGCACGAGGCCGTCGAGTTGCGCGACGAAGATCCGAACCGTTTCTTGGGCAAGGGCGTGCTCAAAGCGGTGGAGAATGTGAATGGCGAAATCGCCGAAGCCCTCGCCAACTGGGACGCCTTCGACCAGCGCGGTCTCGACGGCCGCATGATCGAACTCGATGGCACCGAAAACAAAGGCCGGCTGGGAGCGAATGCGCTCCTGGCCGTCTCAATGGCGGCGGCGCGCGCGTCGGCTAACAGCATCGACATCCCGCTCTATCGCTATCTCGGCGGCGCGGGCGCGACCACGCTGCCGACGCCCATGATGAACATTCTGAACGGCGGCGCGCATGCCGACAACAACGTCGACTTCCAGGAATTCATGGTGATGCCGGTGGGCGCCCCGTCGTTTTCCGAAGCGCTGCGCTGGGGCGTGGAAGTTTTCCACACGCTGAAGGGCGTGCTCAAGAAGCGCGGCTACAACACCGCGGTGGGCGACGAAGGCGGATTCGCCCCGTCGGTCAAGTCGAATGTGGAAGGAATCGAGGTCGTGCTCGAGGCGATTACCAAAGCCGGCTACAAGCCAGGAGAAGAAATCGCCATCGCGCTCGATCCCGCAGCCAGCGAATTTTTTCAGGATGGCAAATACGTTTTCAAGAAATCCGACAAGTCGGCCAAAAGCTCCGACGAGATGGTCGCCTTCTGGGCGAAGTGGGTGAACGACTATCCCATCGTCTCGCTCGAAGACGGCCTGGCCGAGAACGACTGGGACGGCTGGCAGAAGCTGACCCAGGAACTTGGAGGCAAGATTCAGTTGGTCGGCGACGACTTGTTCGTCACCAATGTTCAGTTCCTGCAAGAGGGCATCGACAAGGGCGTGGCCAACAGCATTCTGGTCAAAGTGAACCAGATCGGCACCGTCAGCGAAACACTCGACGCGATCGACCTGGCTCGCCGCAATGGCTACACGTCAGTGATTTCGCATCGCTCTGGCGAGACTGAAGACACGTTCATCGCCGATTTGGCTGTGGCGACCGGTGCAGGGCAGATCAAGACTGGCTCCGCCTCCCGCACCGACCGCATCGCCAAATACAATCAGTTGCTGCGGATTGAAGAAGAATTGGGTGGAACATCGCGGTTTCTGGGGTTGGGGGCGCTAAATTATCACGGTTGA
- a CDS encoding acyl-CoA carboxylase subunit beta, translating into MAERNELPTENSSAPANVLSTKIDPTSARFEANMRFLADLMSQVRNEGEKICEGGGAKATDNQHAKGRLTARERIALLADAGSFFELGLYAAHGMYEEWGGAPAAGVITGMARVETRMVMIIANDATVKAGAFFPMTSKKVIRAQNIAIDNRIPTIYLVDSSGVFLPLQEDVFPDTDDFGRVFRNNAVMSAMGVPQIAAIMGMCVAGGGYLPVMCDHVLMTDGSGLFLAGPALVQAAIGQKVSAEDLGGAAMHSAISGTVDFREANDEACIARIRSIVEKWGYRRLSPWDRKKPVEPVLTAEEIYGIYDSSPARPYDMKEVLARVLDGSRFDEYKPEYGKTLICGYGRIGGFAVGIVANQKLHAQQTDHEGHKRVEFGGVIYTESAEKAARFIMDCNQNLIPLVFFHDVNGFMVGRDAEWSGIIKAGAKMVNAVSNSVVPKITVIVGGSFGAGHYAMCGKAYDPRFVFAWPTARYAVMSGDASAGTLVEVKVKQLERGGKKLSEEERKELYESVKRTYDEQTDPRYGAARLWIDKIIDPVETRDAITQALEAAALNPDVPEFKVGVLQT; encoded by the coding sequence ATGGCTGAGCGCAACGAACTTCCCACCGAGAACTCCTCCGCACCGGCCAACGTGTTGTCGACCAAGATCGATCCTACGTCGGCACGCTTCGAAGCCAACATGCGATTTCTGGCGGACTTGATGTCGCAGGTGCGCAATGAGGGCGAAAAGATTTGCGAGGGCGGAGGGGCAAAGGCCACTGACAACCAGCACGCCAAGGGGCGACTGACGGCGCGGGAGCGAATTGCGCTGCTGGCCGATGCGGGGAGCTTTTTCGAACTCGGCCTTTACGCCGCGCATGGCATGTACGAGGAGTGGGGTGGAGCTCCGGCCGCCGGCGTGATCACGGGGATGGCGCGGGTTGAGACGCGAATGGTAATGATCATCGCAAACGACGCCACGGTGAAGGCGGGCGCGTTTTTTCCGATGACGTCGAAGAAGGTGATTCGTGCGCAGAACATTGCCATCGACAATCGTATTCCGACGATTTACCTGGTCGATTCCTCGGGAGTATTTCTGCCGCTGCAAGAGGATGTCTTTCCCGACACCGACGATTTCGGGCGCGTCTTTCGAAATAACGCCGTAATGTCGGCGATGGGCGTTCCGCAGATCGCGGCCATCATGGGCATGTGCGTGGCGGGTGGCGGATACTTGCCGGTAATGTGCGATCACGTGCTGATGACGGATGGCAGCGGATTATTTCTTGCCGGGCCGGCGCTGGTGCAGGCGGCGATTGGGCAGAAAGTTTCCGCCGAAGATCTGGGCGGCGCGGCGATGCATTCGGCGATCAGCGGGACAGTCGACTTCCGAGAAGCGAATGACGAGGCCTGTATCGCGCGCATTCGTTCGATTGTCGAGAAGTGGGGATACCGTCGGCTTTCGCCGTGGGACCGCAAAAAGCCAGTCGAGCCGGTGTTAACTGCGGAGGAAATTTACGGAATTTACGATTCGTCGCCGGCGCGGCCTTATGACATGAAAGAAGTGCTGGCGCGCGTGCTCGACGGCAGCCGCTTTGATGAGTACAAGCCGGAGTACGGCAAGACTCTCATTTGCGGATATGGGCGGATTGGCGGCTTTGCGGTCGGCATCGTGGCCAATCAGAAACTACATGCACAGCAAACGGATCACGAGGGGCACAAGCGCGTCGAGTTCGGCGGGGTGATCTACACGGAGTCGGCGGAAAAAGCAGCGCGTTTCATCATGGATTGCAACCAGAATTTGATTCCGCTCGTATTTTTTCATGATGTGAACGGGTTCATGGTGGGGCGCGATGCGGAGTGGAGCGGGATTATCAAGGCGGGAGCGAAGATGGTGAATGCGGTTTCGAATTCCGTGGTGCCGAAAATTACGGTGATCGTCGGGGGATCGTTCGGCGCGGGGCATTACGCGATGTGCGGGAAGGCGTACGATCCGCGATTTGTGTTTGCCTGGCCCACGGCGCGCTACGCCGTGATGAGCGGGGACGCCTCGGCGGGAACGCTGGTAGAGGTCAAAGTTAAGCAACTGGAACGCGGCGGCAAAAAGCTGAGCGAGGAAGAAAGAAAAGAACTATACGAGTCGGTGAAGCGCACCTACGACGAGCAGACCGATCCACGGTACGGCGCGGCGCGGTTATGGATCGACAAGATAATCGATCCCGTCGAAACCCGGGATGCGATTACGCAGGCATTGGAAGCGGCGGCGCTGAATCCGGATGTGCCGGAGTTTAAGGTGGGTGTTCTGCAAACGTGA
- a CDS encoding cobalamin B12-binding domain-containing protein: MADTKIRVLVAKPGLDGHDRGAKVIARALRDAGMEVIYTGLRQTPEMICTAALQEDVQVIGLSILSGAHNAIVPRVMDLLKRNKMDDVIVVVGGIIPNQDIDGLKKIGVAAIFQPGTAMDDIVQFIRAHVKGPGVPAAG; this comes from the coding sequence ATGGCCGATACGAAAATTCGAGTGCTAGTGGCAAAGCCAGGGCTTGACGGGCATGATCGGGGGGCGAAGGTAATTGCCCGCGCGCTGCGCGATGCGGGCATGGAAGTGATTTACACGGGGCTGCGGCAGACCCCGGAGATGATTTGCACGGCGGCGCTGCAGGAAGATGTGCAGGTGATTGGGCTCTCGATTCTCTCGGGGGCGCACAACGCTATCGTGCCGCGCGTGATGGACCTGCTCAAGCGGAACAAGATGGACGATGTAATTGTCGTGGTTGGCGGCATTATTCCGAACCAGGACATCGATGGGCTGAAGAAGATTGGCGTGGCGGCGATTTTCCAGCCGGGCACGGCGATGGATGACATCGTTCAATTCATTCGCGCTCATGTGAAGGGGCCGGGCGTGCCGGCGGCCGGCTGA
- a CDS encoding GxxExxY protein has product MKPVWLTKLRKPGLAVAQQPGLPVIYDGEKIELGYRIDLIVEDQVIVEIKCVEAINPVHQAQLLSYIRLSGRSVGLLINFHVAHLRDGIKRMVDGNDWEK; this is encoded by the coding sequence ATGAAGCCTGTCTGGCTCACGAAACTCCGCAAACCAGGCCTCGCCGTTGCCCAACAGCCTGGCCTCCCTGTGATCTACGACGGAGAGAAGATCGAACTGGGCTATCGCATTGACCTGATCGTCGAAGACCAGGTCATTGTCGAAATCAAGTGTGTCGAAGCCATCAATCCCGTCCACCAAGCTCAACTGCTCTCCTACATCCGCCTGAGCGGCCGCAGCGTAGGCTTACTGATCAATTTCCACGTAGCCCATCTCCGCGACGGCATCAAACGCATGGTAGACGGCAACGACTGGGAGAAATAA
- a CDS encoding thioesterase family protein — protein MNSNHPHEFHETRLRVRYAETDQMGVVYHSNHLIWFEVGRVELMREMGFSYRDMERDDGRFIAVAEVQCRYRAPVYYDEEILIRTRLKTVRESVIIFSYELVRADNNVLVAEGETTHIVTDSKMKVAALPEKYLTAFRAAMGK, from the coding sequence ATGAATTCCAATCATCCTCATGAGTTTCACGAGACCCGGCTGCGGGTGCGCTATGCCGAGACCGACCAGATGGGCGTTGTGTATCACTCGAACCATCTGATCTGGTTCGAAGTGGGGCGCGTGGAACTGATGCGGGAGATGGGATTTTCCTATCGCGACATGGAGCGCGACGATGGACGATTCATCGCGGTGGCGGAAGTGCAGTGCCGCTATCGCGCTCCCGTATATTACGACGAAGAAATTCTGATACGAACGCGGCTGAAGACGGTGCGCGAGTCAGTCATCATCTTCAGCTATGAACTGGTGCGGGCTGACAACAACGTATTGGTAGCGGAGGGCGAGACCACGCACATCGTCACTGACTCGAAGATGAAAGTGGCGGCTTTGCCGGAGAAATACCTGACGGCGTTCCGTGCCGCGATGGGAAAGTAA
- a CDS encoding enoyl-CoA hydratase-related protein, whose amino-acid sequence MSYNTIQLAYGAGVATITLNRPEKRNAISFDLIEDLLRALDEVAKSDAIVLIVTGAGKAFCSGMDLDNLKSLLGRSAEQNLQDSQTMVRLFRSLYEFPKVTIAAVNGAAIAGGTGLALLCDFTLAVPEAKFGYTEVRIGFVPAIVSTFLLRQVGEKQARDLLLTGRLFGAEEAARMGLVSEIAEADELMTRAHELAALLMENSPASLRATKQLLTDHAGPELDKQIEAAVRENAAIRTTADFREGITSFLEKRKPVWTGK is encoded by the coding sequence GTGAGCTATAACACGATACAACTCGCATACGGCGCGGGCGTGGCGACGATCACGCTGAATCGGCCGGAGAAGCGCAACGCGATCAGCTTCGATCTGATTGAGGACTTGTTGCGGGCGCTTGACGAAGTCGCGAAATCCGACGCGATAGTCCTCATTGTGACCGGAGCGGGCAAGGCGTTTTGTTCGGGGATGGATCTGGACAATTTGAAGTCGCTGCTGGGGCGATCGGCTGAGCAGAACCTTCAGGATTCACAGACGATGGTGCGGTTGTTCCGGTCGCTGTATGAATTTCCCAAGGTGACGATCGCTGCGGTGAACGGCGCGGCGATTGCCGGTGGAACTGGGCTGGCGCTGCTGTGCGACTTCACGCTCGCAGTGCCGGAAGCGAAGTTCGGTTATACCGAAGTGCGAATCGGCTTTGTGCCGGCGATTGTTTCGACATTTTTATTGCGGCAGGTGGGCGAGAAGCAGGCACGCGATTTGTTATTGACAGGAAGGCTTTTCGGGGCAGAGGAAGCGGCACGCATGGGACTGGTCAGCGAAATTGCCGAGGCCGACGAACTGATGACGCGCGCTCACGAACTTGCCGCCCTGCTGATGGAGAACAGTCCGGCATCGTTGCGCGCTACCAAGCAACTGCTCACCGATCACGCCGGTCCTGAACTCGACAAACAGATCGAAGCCGCCGTGCGCGAGAACGCCGCGATCCGAACCACGGCAGACTTTCGCGAAGGGATTACATCGTTTCTGGAAAAGCGCAAGCCGGTATGGACCGGAAAATGA